The Gossypium hirsutum isolate 1008001.06 chromosome D02, Gossypium_hirsutum_v2.1, whole genome shotgun sequence region CTATAGGTGTCATGTGTGTGatctaatattataaaacattctATAGATTTCCTAGCAAATCTTAGTTAGCCCCTTCTCTTTCCATGTTCCTCCTCTTGCTCCTTCCCTTCGTCATTTAAACCGTATGTCTCTCTCTCAAAACGGAGAGAAAACAGATCGAAAGATGATGGAGAGAAGAAACATGGGAGGAAGGAATATTGCTGTAGCAACACTCTCCATGATATTGGGTTTGTTCCTAATCCATGTTTCTGGCGATAATTCACGAGTGGGAAAGTTTTCTGCTGCTCCTGACCACGACCAAATGCGCCAATTGCAAGCGTTTAAGGCCTCTCTTATTGGTCGACAATCCGTTTCAGGTTCACCTATCTCGCCCTCTTCTTCGCCACTGCAGGTAAATAATTTCTTGTGCATCTAGTTTCTAACATTTCCTCAATGGCGGAAtgatgttaattaattaaattaatgcaATGTAATTGAGAATGGATTTGGATATATAGGAAGCCATAGGTCCACGTGTGTATCATGTAACAAATTATGGAGCAGACCCAACGGGGAAATCAGACAGCACAGAAGCACTAAACAAGGCAATCGCGGATGCATTTCAGGTTCCTAGTGAAGGGTTCTTGATGGAGGGGATCACTAATCTTGGAGGGCCACAAATTAATCTTGAAGGTGGGAACTACCTTATCAGTAAACCACTGCAGTTAGTTGCTGCCGGTGCAGGAAATCTTATGGTATGCGCAACCAAACATTCTTAATCAattgaaattatcttttatacTAGCTAATTGCTGTCATGTCATAATCTTTCTTTATAAAGtagaacaatatatatatacttgtatttATATTGGCTCATCATCTACGTACTTAATTACCGTTTCTATGCTAGCAGTACcacacatacacacatataaGCAGTTGGTGTTTTTGGTGAATGAAACACACCTGGTTGGATGACTTATGTCGTCCCCGAGAAAATTGCAGATAGATTTCTATATGTTAATGTTTCGGCACTTAACTCTCAAAGCAAAGCAATTGGTCTTTTCTAGGATAGAAaaaatggtaataataatatctaGTAGGATATGTTCATGTTTGGAATTGATGATAACATTTGTTGAAGACTGAAATGACAACCATTTTTATCATATGAAAATGAGGTGATGTGCACCTAATTCCAATTGGTTAAACTGACACAGActgtatataatataatatagtatgTACATTTTGCAACATGGTAGACCTGCTCACCATATTGAATTCCAGTGAGCAATCGTTGGAGAAGAGAGGGTCTGGGTCTAGATTCTGTAATTGAtgtaatataacatatataaatttacATATGTTGAGGTTGCATTAATTAACAACGTcgagttatattttttttcttttttggtatcTAACAACGTCAGGTTAATTAataaagcatataaattatatcaccAAATAAAACTTCGTTTTAATTTGCTGAGTTGGGTTTTTCTTTGTTTAAATTATATATGGAGCAGATCCACGGAGGGACACTACGAGCCTCAGATGATTTTCCGGTTGATGGGTATCTTATTGATTTGTCTCCAAATTCATGGGCTAGCAGTACTGAAGAAGAAATAAGAGAAGGGAGCTCCTTGAAATTGAATTTACAGCTtacctcatcatcatcatcctatAACTACGAGTACATAACCCTCAGAGACCTGATGTTGGATTCTAATTACAGGGGTGGTGGCATTTCAGTTATAAACTCACTAAGGACTAGCATTGACAATTGCTACATTGCCCATTTCTCCACTAATGGAATTTTAGTCCAAGGCGGGCACGAGACCTATATCAGGAATTCTTTCCTTGGGCAACATATCACGGCCGGTGGTGATGCAGGCGAAAGGAACTATACCGGCACTGCCATTAACCTAATGGGAAACGATAATGCAGTGACGGATGTGGTGATTTTTTCAGCTGCCATAGGAATAATGGCCTCAGGTCAAGCCAACACCTTTTCTGGGGTGCATTGTTACAACAAGGCAACAGGTTTTGGTGGCACGGGGATTTACTTGAAGCTGCCTGGTCTTACACAAACCCGGATAGTAAATTCATACCTAGATTACACTGGGATTGTGGCTGAAGACCCAGTGCAACTTCATATCTCTAGCAGTTTTTTCCTCGGTGATGCATTTATCCTCTTGAAATCAATAAATGGGGTAGCAAATGGAGTGACTATAGTGGATAACATGTTCAGTGGATCTAATAAGGGGGTTGATATAGTTCAGTTAGAGGGTCCTTTCACACAAATTGATCAGGTTGTAGTTGATAGGAATAGTGCCAAGGGGATGAACATTAAAGCAACAGTTGCGAGAGGGTCTGTTGAAGGGAATAGCAGCTCCTGGACGGTTGATTTTAATCCTGTTCTTTTATTTCCTAACCTGATTAAGCATGTTCAGTATTCACTAAGCTCAAGCAGGGGCAGCTCATTTCCTAGCCATGCCCTGAGAAATGTGTCTGAAAATCAAGTTGTGATTGAGTCTGATCTCGCTGTGCTGGCTAATGTTTTCGTCACGGTGGATCAAGCTTAAGCACCATGACctgacttattattattattattattattatcatcatcagcAGCAGCAGCATCATTATCAGCATCATCATCTGATGGAGAGTTAAGATCCTTTGACAATTGTGAATATGGGGTGAAAGACTAGTATTGTCTTTTTCTCTGAAAGTTCAACTCAAATCAAACATATATCGGCTAAAAGGATAGATTTCCAGAAGATACAAAATTGACAAGAAggaattgaataaataaaagctTTCCCTCACCCATTTACTCCATGACCTAACCATTTATACTCGTTTATTGGAGTATGATTTAAGATTTACTTGTCTCGGACAATATCAAAAAGTATTCATGGAAGCAACATATACAATTACAAACATTAACATTACACCATTGATAGATGAGACATGAAAGGTATATAAATGTTCCTTTTGTCAATAAGAAAAAGGTCCGTTATTGTACTCATTTACAATACCCAAAGACATGGAATTTACACCAAGAAAAATCCATTGCAGACTTTTGCAACAGAAATACATTAATTCAAAAGAGTAATTCACATGTAATGACAACTATAAGAAGTCAACTATACTAAAACACCTGCAGCTGGTGTAGTTCAACGTAACCAGCATTCGATTCCGTCTCAATTCTTTGTGCTATGGTGATTCAGAGGTTTGATTCATTGAATGAGTGATTCAGCTCGATGACAGTTCATTCCTTATTTCTGTCTCTCGTAATAACAACTCAGTGGTGGGTTCTGAATGGATTATTCAGACTCCTCACAGAATAGcagagttttttttataaaaaaaataataataatcttttCTACTCAATCATTTTAAATAATAtgtttagcaaaaaaaaaaaacatattgaaGTCATGATTTGTGTTTTTAGATCTACAAACGGGgtgatttttttcttaaagaaaTATGAATAAAAGAAACTGAGGTGAAGCTTTGAGTGTGGgatttttaaatttgatgttCATCAGGATTTTGTGGTTTTTCTGATTTGATGAAAAGCTTCAATTCCATGGACACATATGAGAGAGAGTGAGCTACAGAGGTGATAAAAGAAATAATGAGAGTGGatggttttttttgggggggcgGGGGACAATGAACCAAGAGAGACAATGAGTACAAAATTTGAGAGAGAAAAGGctggtaaattattatttaaaattaagattaaataataaattatatatttattttaatagttaaccATTCTTTATAGAAATGCTAagtattatttcaataaataaaaaacattattttttgaGGAAATAAAAAAAGCACTACTTAAATTATATTGAGTATTAAAATACACTAAGAGaatttgatattaaataaaaaaattgacattAAAAACTTAGTTGGGATTGTTTGTGTTCTATTGGATATGATTTGCAAATGGATTTTGATTGGAAGTTTTAGGTATACCTATGGGCCATGGTATCTTTATATATAGCTGAATGGGAAGATTTTGTGATTATTGATATATTCATGTGGTGATTTTGGTTAAAGACAAAATTATATTCATCTGTGTTACCTAGccttatatgatattgaaatcATTCATGTGCTTATTGATTGATGGTTTTtatgatattgaaaaaaaatgtgttgGATATATTCTCTAACAATGTCATAACCAATTTCTTCTTCATTTATTGTCTTAGTTGATTTCTCAATGCATTCTGGctagataattatttttttcttttgattttttgttttggGTTAGCTTATAGAAGTTAAAAATTGTCTTTGACCAATTGTTTGACAAATATTACTGTATAAGCCCAAATATGCCCGGCCCAAATAAATATACATCAGGCCCAACTAAACCTAAAATGGCCCAAACGTTAACCCAAACAAAAAAATTTCAGAAACCCTAAGTAGCCTCCCCTCTCCAGCCGCCGCAACCACCCCCGCATATGGCGCCCCTCGCTCCCGCACGTCGCGCCCACCGCTACACGCGCGTCGCGCGCATTCTTCTCCAAGCACGCTCCTCCAACAAACAACCACAACGGAAACTACCACGCAACAAGAGAAATAATAgggaataatataaaaaatagggaTTTGATGTTGATTGTTTTTCCTATGATTTTCGGCTATATAAGGGGGCGAAAATCTGTAAAAGGGGGGATTCAGTgtaaaaaaagaaagggaaataCAGATCAAATTTGCTTTTTTTCGAAGGTTTTTACTTTGGTAGTGTTCGTCGtttctttttgtttatatttcttttttatttctttttattttcttttattttcattttgttttacctaaaataacaaagaaaagaaagaaaaaacttaCCTGGACGCCGGAGTCGTCGAGACTGGTGTCTTCTCCGTCGAAGTCGGAGCATGGGAATTAGGCTTGATCGGCGGCGCAAAAAGCTAGGGgttgaaaaccctagcagagcatttggggttttttttttaatttttttccctttcattttgttgcaaatggttttagaaaaaaaaatttgttttaaataacagaggtaaaacggcgccgtattgatGGCCAGAcccgcggtgacccgacccggagggAAGGATCCGCTCGTTCTGGCCTTAAAGGGTAAATTTACGCTATTGGTCCCTCTAATTTGTGAGGCGTTTCAATCAAGCCCATCTTATTTCTTTTAAATCGTGCTGCATGATTTGCttctgtttcaatttggtccatgaTGCTGCGCAACGTTTTGAGAGAACGGATTAATTTATATTTGGGCCCTTCTTTTGTTGTGCGCGCTTTGATTAGGTCCA contains the following coding sequences:
- the LOC121214870 gene encoding polygalacturonase QRT3 — its product is MSLSQNGEKTDRKMMERRNMGGRNIAVATLSMILGLFLIHVSGDNSRVGKFSAAPDHDQMRQLQAFKASLIGRQSVSGSPISPSSSPLQEAIGPRVYHVTNYGADPTGKSDSTEALNKAIADAFQVPSEGFLMEGITNLGGPQINLEGGNYLISKPLQLVAAGAGNLMIHGGTLRASDDFPVDGYLIDLSPNSWASSTEEEIREGSSLKLNLQLTSSSSSYNYEYITLRDLMLDSNYRGGGISVINSLRTSIDNCYIAHFSTNGILVQGGHETYIRNSFLGQHITAGGDAGERNYTGTAINLMGNDNAVTDVVIFSAAIGIMASGQANTFSGVHCYNKATGFGGTGIYLKLPGLTQTRIVNSYLDYTGIVAEDPVQLHISSSFFLGDAFILLKSINGVANGVTIVDNMFSGSNKGVDIVQLEGPFTQIDQVVVDRNSAKGMNIKATVARGSVEGNSSSWTVDFNPVLLFPNLIKHVQYSLSSSRGSSFPSHALRNVSENQVVIESDLAVLANVFVTVDQA